The Geomonas ferrireducens DNA segment CGGCCCTGACCCCGAAGCGGCTAGCGGGGACGCGCATCCTGGTGACGGCCGGACCGACGCTCGAGGAGATCGACCCGGTGCGCTTCATCAGCAACCACTCCTCTGGGAAGATGGGGTACGCCATCGCCCGGCAGGCGCGCCTGCGCGGCGCCGAGGTGACCCTGGTGACCGGACCGACCTGTATCGCGCCGCCGCTTGGGGTGGACGTGGTCCGCGTGCAGAGCGCGCAGCAGATGCGGGACGCGGTGCGGGAGCGCCTCGAGAAAACCGACGTCGTCATCAAGGCGGCCGCGGTCGCCGATTACCGCCCGAAACTGCGTGCCGGCAACAAGATGAAGAAGGAGGCGGAGAGCCTCACCATCGAGCTCGAGAAGAACCCGGACATCCTGGCGGAGCTCGGTGCGAGCAAAGAAAAGCGGATCCTGGTCGGTTTCGCCGCCGAGACGCAGGACCTCGTACGCAACGCCGGGGTGAAGCTGGAGAAGAAGAACCTGGACATGGTGGTGGCGAACGACGTCTCGCAGGAAGGGGCGGGTTTCAACGTGGACACCAACATCGCGAAGCTTCTCTTCCGTGACGGCCGGGTGGAGGAACTCCCCATCATGGAGAAAGAGGACCTCGCCTGCGTGATCCTGGAGCACGTGGAACATCTGCGCGGCGGGGAGCGCGGCTAGCAAGGCTTAATTGCGGCGGGAAGGGGTGTTTAGGCAGGACGGCCGGGAGCTATTTAGAGAGGATCTGCAGCAGCAGTTCCGGCTCGCAGATCGCCTCTTTCAGCTTCAGCTTGATCTCGTCGAGCTCGGCGTACGCCTGGTCCTTGGTGATCTTGCCGGTGCGGTAGAGAAGGCGCAGGTTCTTGCGCACCGCTTCGGCGGCGGCGAGCGCCCGCTCGCCGGTTGGGTCGGCGTGGAAGAAAGGTGAGGAGTCGTCGTTGTTTAGGAAGTCGAAGACCGCTTCCTGGGCGAGGCGCATGTACTCCTCCCGGTCGTCCTCTTCGAGCTGATAGCGCGAGGTATCGGACAGGGTCGACAGGAGGCTCTGCCACTTCTCGAGGCGGCTCACCAGCAGGATGGAATTGAAGATCCGCTTATTGGTGCCGAAGGAGAAGATGGTATCCGAGAGCACCTTGCGCAGCAGTTCATCGTTGCTGCTGAAATGCTCCTGCGCCACTTTCTTCGCGGTGTCCCAGATCTCCTTATCCACGTAGTTCTCGAAACGCATCTCCCAATAAGCGTGTTTCAGGGTTAGCGATGAGAAGCTCCGCATCACCTTGAAGGGGACGTAGTAGTTGTGCGCGATGCAGTCGGCGGCCAGGTGGCTCAGGTAGCCGTAGGCGCAGGCCTGCTGTGCGGGATCGCCGGCCTTGTCGAGAACCCGGTGCCCTATGCGCCAGCGGTGGCAGTGTTGCAGGTAGTGGGTGAACTTCTTCCCCAGGGTGATGTCGGCCGCGATGGTGCCGTAAAGAAAATCGTACGGGTGTGCTGCGATGACGGCGGCTACTGCGGGTTTGAGGACGTCGAGGTTGTTCAGGACGTTCATGCCGAGTTGAAGATGCACCCCGGCCCCCCAGGCAAGTGCCTGCTCGGGGAGCGCCAGAAGTATCAGGGCTGTGGCGAGAATCAGTAGCGGCATGCTTTCGAGCATAGTTAATGAAACGGGAAATGTAAAGGGGTTTGCCATGGCGGAGATGGAGGAGCGGGAACTGCTTTTACGCTCGCTCAAGGGGTACCTGACCGGTCTGGCGGAGAGCGGTGTCGACGAGCTTCTCTTCGAGGCCGCCCCGCTTGAGGAGCTGACTGCTGCTTCCAGCGGTGCAGACATAGTTGCGGCTACTGCCACGGCCGGCGACATCCCCCTTGCAGCAGCCGAAGGCGCAGGTACGGGCGCGGCAACCTCGGAACCTTCCCCGGCGGCCCCTGCGTCCGCTGCCGCAGAACCGTCTCTGCGCCAGGAGGGGCAACCCGGTTCCGGTCTTCTCTTCCTTATGTCCGGGGAAGGTTTTGCCGGAGCGCCGGGAGGACTCCTTGCCAAGATCATCGCGGGGATGAAATTCAAGCGGGATGAAGTTTGCCTGGTGAGCTTCGAAGCGGGACAGGATCAAGACGCCATGGCGCGGGTCCTGTCCGCGAAAATTGCAGAACTTGCTCCCCAAGTGGTCGTGTCACTTGGAGAGGAAGCGACCTCGCTCTTTCTGAACGACCGAACTCCCCTGGTGCGGCTGCGTGGCCGTTTCCGCGAGCTGCAGGGGATGGCTGTCATGCCGACGCTGCACCCGGAGGCGCTCCTTGCTGACGAGGGACTAAAGCGCCACGTTTGGGAAGACATGAAACTCGTTATGCGCCGCCTGGGCAGAGGCTAGCGCGGCGAACTGCACGACTTTAAACGGCCGTTCTCGAAGAGCGAGATCGGCTGCTGCTCCACGCACGTCTTGCCGTCCACCTCCACCCGCGTGGCCAGGACGCATCCCTCCAGCTTGCCGGACTGGTAAAAGCTGATAGCCCCGTACTCATTGCAGACCAACCCCTCGTAGTAGAAGAAGTCCTTGGTAACACAACTCTTCAACATCCCCTGTTCGTAGAACTCGGCCTCCGCCAACAAGTTGCACCTGACCCCGCTCAGGATGGTGATGTCCTTCAGGTTGCAGGACTTCAGGTCGCCGTTCGGGTAGTAGATTGCCGTCGACCCAGGATTGCAGATGGACGGGTCAACGGCGAGGGCGTCGCTCACCCCGGGCACCAGCAGTACAAGTAGTAACAGAGCGCACTTCATGATTGACCTCCTGTGTAGCGGCTTCCCCAGAGCCATCGCCAAGTATAGTGTCGTGATTAATAAATTCAAATTTATCTTCTTGCGATGCACTGGTTGGTTAGATATGCTTAACCGGCTTCGGCCGAACCAATCCAGCACAAAGGAGATCATTATGGCTAAGATTAGACGCATCGTTACTGTCCTGCTCTGTGCCTGCATGCTCGCCTCGTTCACCGGCTGCACTACCACGCCAAAGCGCGAGTCGGCAGGAGAGTACGTGGATGACTCGGTGATCACCACCCGGGTCAAGGCCGCCATCTTCGACGAACTCGCCCTGAAGACGTTCCAGATCAACGTCACCACCTACCGGGGTGTGGTGCAGTTGAGCGGCTTCGTGGATTCGGCGGAGAACGCGAGGAAAGCGGGCGAGATCGCCCGCGGCGTGAAGGGTGTCCAGGAAGTTAAGAACGACCTCATAACGAAGTAGAGGGAATAAAAAAAACCCCTCCCGGAAGGGAGGGGGTGGGATTAGGGTCAATGATGGGAAGACCTGCTGTGGGATTTACCTTGGCCTGCCTGTCCGCCTGATTGTTGTTTGCTCCTGCCAGATTTAGAGCTTGATTCTTCGCTCCCCTCTTTACCGAATGCTTTCATGACGTCCGCCATGCTGCCATATTCCTTTTCTTCCATTTTCTGGATCTCGTCGAGAACCACTTTCTCTGCTTTCATGTGTTGAGCGTGTTTTAAAAGATCCTGTTTCTCTGCCGGGAAGTCGATCCCTTTCAGATGCTTGGTGACGTTTGCCGGTGAATGACCTGTGCCACGCGTTGCCATAACTTCCTCCTTTTACGGCCTTTTTATCTCCCATACACAAGTCGATTATATGGAATTGATTTTTTTTAATCAATTGAAAAGGCCGCTGTGACATAGGCCGCAAACTGCCCCCGTAAGTCTCACCAGGAAAGGAGGGCAAGCAGAGTCAGAGCGGCCGTACCCACGGTGAACCAGACGACGTAGTCCCCGATATAGCCGCTGTGCACCCGGCGCAGGAGAACAACCGGCCCCCTGACGATGGACTTGATCCGCTTCGTTGCGCGGCCATGCAGCGGCCCCGGTGCCAGAAACAGCGTGGCAAGCGCGACCGCTCCGGCTGCTGCGATGAGGCCGCCTCCCAACCCGGGACGCGCGACGCGTGACAGAGGGGGCGTCATACGCCGCTCTCCCGCCAAGACAACATGCCGGTATCCATCGCGATCCACGAAGCGCGCCGCGGCCAGCGCTGCTACCTGCTGCCCCTGCGGCAGAAGCCCGACACCAAGAGAGCTCAAAAGGAGCAGGGCCATGGGAAGGATCATGATCACCGGCGTGGGCCCCCTCGACTTTTCCGCTTCCGCGCCTTCCTCACCGGAGGCGGGTGCGGAACTGGAGAAGGGATCGAGATGCCCGAGGCCGAAGAAGATCCCGCCCCCCGCGCGCAGGACCGCTCCCCCAGTGAGCACGGACCCCAGGGCGAAAAAGGGGACAAGCCAGCCGTAGCCGAGCCCGCGCGCGCTCTCCTCGATGATCCCTTTGCCGGCCCAGGTGCCGAAGGGGGGGAGCCCGGCGAGGGCCAGTCCAGCAAGGAGGAAGAGGACCCCGGTGATCTTCAGCCGACGGCACTTGCCGTGCAACTGTTTCTCGTCCACGGAGCGGAAGTGGTAGACGAGGATACCGGTGGCGATGAAGAGCCCCCCCTTGATTAAGCCGTGCCCGAAGATGTAGAGAAGGGTCCCCTCTAGGGCCTGCCGCTCGTGCAGTGCAAACCCGGCAAGGATGAGACCGCTGTGACTAACCGTCGAGTAGGCGAGAAGGCGCT contains these protein-coding regions:
- the coaBC gene encoding bifunctional phosphopantothenoylcysteine decarboxylase/phosphopantothenate--cysteine ligase CoaBC, translated to MLKGKEIVLGVTGGIAVYKAVELLRLLVKAGAHVHVVMTKAATEFVTPLTFQTLSGNPVHLELFNLISEEKIGHIALADRADLFIIAPATANCIGKISHGIADDLLTTTVMATRAPVLIAPAMNVNMYRNAIYQENEARLKAHGYLFVAPACGMLACGYEGEGKLQAPEVILEEAVAALTPKRLAGTRILVTAGPTLEEIDPVRFISNHSSGKMGYAIARQARLRGAEVTLVTGPTCIAPPLGVDVVRVQSAQQMRDAVRERLEKTDVVIKAAAVADYRPKLRAGNKMKKEAESLTIELEKNPDILAELGASKEKRILVGFAAETQDLVRNAGVKLEKKNLDMVVANDVSQEGAGFNVDTNIAKLLFRDGRVEELPIMEKEDLACVILEHVEHLRGGERG
- a CDS encoding zinc dependent phospholipase C family protein, whose product is MPLLILATALILLALPEQALAWGAGVHLQLGMNVLNNLDVLKPAVAAVIAAHPYDFLYGTIAADITLGKKFTHYLQHCHRWRIGHRVLDKAGDPAQQACAYGYLSHLAADCIAHNYYVPFKVMRSFSSLTLKHAYWEMRFENYVDKEIWDTAKKVAQEHFSSNDELLRKVLSDTIFSFGTNKRIFNSILLVSRLEKWQSLLSTLSDTSRYQLEEDDREEYMRLAQEAVFDFLNNDDSSPFFHADPTGERALAAAEAVRKNLRLLYRTGKITKDQAYAELDEIKLKLKEAICEPELLLQILSK
- a CDS encoding uracil-DNA glycosylase family protein, with amino-acid sequence MAEMEERELLLRSLKGYLTGLAESGVDELLFEAAPLEELTAASSGADIVAATATAGDIPLAAAEGAGTGAATSEPSPAAPASAAAEPSLRQEGQPGSGLLFLMSGEGFAGAPGGLLAKIIAGMKFKRDEVCLVSFEAGQDQDAMARVLSAKIAELAPQVVVSLGEEATSLFLNDRTPLVRLRGRFRELQGMAVMPTLHPEALLADEGLKRHVWEDMKLVMRRLGRG
- a CDS encoding BON domain-containing protein, with translation MAKIRRIVTVLLCACMLASFTGCTTTPKRESAGEYVDDSVITTRVKAAIFDELALKTFQINVTTYRGVVQLSGFVDSAENARKAGEIARGVKGVQEVKNDLITK
- a CDS encoding DUF2795 domain-containing protein, with the protein product MATRGTGHSPANVTKHLKGIDFPAEKQDLLKHAQHMKAEKVVLDEIQKMEEKEYGSMADVMKAFGKEGSEESSSKSGRSKQQSGGQAGQGKSHSRSSHH